The Xanthobacter flavus genome includes a window with the following:
- a CDS encoding cyclase family protein, whose amino-acid sequence MCDICVNPKSGWRGFMELPPRRTLVATGDWIDLSHPVGPEMPCASIFPAPRFERLRQVPHDPFNVTEIHMVAHAGTHVDSPLHFFNDAPGFEDIPPERLSGPGVVWHLPQPPDAVIGVGTLQRARPLLQPGDILAIDTGWAARVGTPLYERHPSLSVEAARWLVEQRIKLLACDFATPDLVYHLRPAGFDWPVHHALLGNGVLVCEHLTGHAALAGQRVEFMFGALNIVGCDGAPARVLARPIAD is encoded by the coding sequence ATGTGCGATATCTGTGTGAACCCGAAGTCGGGCTGGCGCGGCTTCATGGAGCTGCCACCCCGCCGTACGCTGGTCGCGACGGGGGATTGGATCGACCTCTCCCATCCGGTCGGTCCCGAGATGCCCTGCGCGTCCATTTTCCCGGCCCCCCGTTTCGAGCGGCTGCGGCAGGTGCCGCATGACCCGTTCAACGTCACCGAGATCCACATGGTGGCCCATGCCGGGACGCATGTGGATTCGCCGCTCCATTTCTTCAACGACGCGCCCGGCTTCGAGGACATCCCGCCCGAGCGGCTGTCGGGCCCCGGCGTTGTCTGGCACCTGCCGCAGCCGCCGGATGCCGTGATCGGCGTCGGCACGCTGCAGCGGGCGCGTCCGCTGCTCCAGCCCGGGGATATCCTCGCCATCGACACCGGCTGGGCCGCACGGGTGGGCACGCCGCTCTATGAGCGTCATCCAAGCCTCTCGGTGGAGGCGGCCCGGTGGCTGGTGGAGCAGCGCATCAAGCTGCTCGCCTGTGATTTCGCCACGCCCGACCTCGTCTACCACCTGCGGCCGGCGGGCTTCGACTGGCCGGTCCACCACGCGCTGCTGGGCAACGGCGTCCTCGTCTGCGAGCATCTGACGGGCCATGCCGCGCTGGCCGGGCAGCGGGTCGAGTTCATGTTCGGCGCGTTGAACATCGTCGGCTGCGACGGCGCGCCCGCGCGCGTGCTGGCCCGCCCGATCGCCGACTGA
- a CDS encoding branched-chain amino acid ABC transporter permease: MPFYPSGLEAFFQAVATGLLVGATYGLMCVALGLIFGIMRLINFAQGDFLMLGMYFALAIMSGLGLASLLGSLPALVLAAVAAVPIFFAVGWLMHRLLLGRIGRDRPDMTEGEMHQTQLIMTLGISLVLSNGGLMAFGSTPVSLNTPMASQALVLDAFGGDMMVFLNEARILAAVAALAACGGLYALLHRTDLGKKLRAAADNPLAAIYMGVDVARCHRVTFGLGFGLTALAGAMVASYYPFQPYVGLDFVIVMYAGVVLGGLGSIMGSFWGGLVIGLVQQLSTLVLPMQLQSTTVFVVFLLILLIRPQGLFGRSVERA; the protein is encoded by the coding sequence ATGCCTTTCTATCCTTCAGGCCTTGAGGCCTTCTTCCAGGCCGTGGCCACCGGGCTTCTGGTCGGCGCGACCTACGGCCTGATGTGCGTCGCTCTCGGCCTCATCTTCGGCATCATGCGCCTGATCAATTTCGCGCAGGGCGACTTCCTTATGCTGGGAATGTACTTCGCACTGGCGATCATGTCAGGGCTTGGGCTCGCTTCCCTGTTGGGATCCCTGCCTGCGCTCGTCCTGGCGGCGGTCGCAGCGGTGCCGATCTTCTTCGCAGTGGGTTGGCTCATGCATCGCCTGCTTCTCGGCCGCATCGGCCGGGACCGTCCGGACATGACAGAAGGCGAGATGCACCAGACCCAGCTCATCATGACCCTTGGCATCTCCCTCGTTCTTTCCAACGGCGGACTAATGGCGTTCGGCTCTACGCCTGTCTCCCTGAACACGCCTATGGCCTCGCAAGCCCTGGTGCTCGATGCCTTCGGCGGTGACATGATGGTGTTCCTCAACGAGGCGCGCATTCTGGCGGCGGTAGCGGCGCTCGCCGCATGCGGCGGGCTTTATGCCTTGCTCCACCGCACCGATCTCGGCAAGAAGCTGCGGGCGGCGGCGGACAATCCGCTCGCCGCGATTTACATGGGCGTGGACGTGGCGCGCTGCCACCGGGTCACGTTCGGGCTCGGCTTCGGCCTCACTGCCCTCGCCGGCGCGATGGTCGCGAGCTATTACCCCTTTCAGCCCTATGTGGGCCTCGACTTCGTTATCGTGATGTATGCCGGTGTTGTGCTGGGCGGTCTCGGCTCGATCATGGGCTCGTTCTGGGGCGGGCTGGTCATCGGGCTGGTGCAACAGCTCTCCACGCTCGTGCTGCCCATGCAGCTCCAGAGCACCACTGTGTTCGTGGTCTTCCTGCTTATCCTCCTCATCCGCCCGCAGGGGCTGTTCGGCCGCAGCGTGGAGCGCGCCTGA
- a CDS encoding branched-chain amino acid ABC transporter ATP-binding protein/permease gives MFSMHPRFAFAGIAALAIGWALAVLMTTNSYYQLMLALVPVWAVMGLSWNVFSGYSGLVSFGHAAFFGIGAYTTTLLFAKGGITPWIGIPAAAVAGSIAGVVIGAITFRLRGHYFALAMLAYPLAMLYVFEWAGFQEVSFPMKREDPALFMQFADQRWNALIGLGLLVLAMLVSLMVERSRFGMSLLAIKQNEIAAEVAGIDSFRWKLKAIALSGALAGAAGGFYAVVLLVVTPFTVFGLATSAQALIVTMFGGVGTLWGPVVGAAILVPVSEILHAELGGMLPGIQGVVFGIAIILVMLKMPQGIVWGLRDRLFARRERPARSRERVDRSVERLATPFQLPAHAAVMLEAEGISRSFGGVRALTDVSFRVRTQEILGIIGPNGAGKTTLFNILNGLVAPGSGAVRLRGRDISGLKPSRICARGVGRTFQVARVFARMSLLENVVVGAFVDTASDADAAERAREALGRVGLADLAEAPAEALTNHELRLLEVARALASRPTLLLMDEPFAGLDAGEIRAFIGLIRGLRDDGMTIVIIEHTMHAMVKLVDRFVVLDRGSVIADGAPQDVVRDRTVISAYLGDKWVADAVA, from the coding sequence ATGTTCAGCATGCACCCTCGCTTCGCCTTTGCCGGCATAGCCGCCCTCGCTATCGGGTGGGCACTCGCCGTCCTCATGACCACGAATTCCTACTACCAGCTCATGCTGGCGCTGGTGCCGGTCTGGGCGGTGATGGGCCTCTCCTGGAATGTCTTCTCGGGCTACTCCGGGCTCGTCTCCTTCGGTCATGCGGCCTTCTTCGGGATCGGCGCCTACACCACGACCCTTCTCTTCGCAAAGGGCGGGATAACGCCCTGGATCGGCATTCCCGCCGCGGCCGTGGCGGGCAGCATCGCCGGCGTCGTCATCGGCGCGATCACCTTCCGGCTGCGCGGGCATTACTTCGCCCTCGCCATGCTCGCCTATCCGCTGGCCATGCTTTACGTGTTCGAATGGGCCGGTTTTCAAGAGGTGTCCTTTCCCATGAAGCGGGAGGATCCCGCCCTCTTCATGCAGTTCGCCGACCAGCGCTGGAACGCGCTCATCGGTCTTGGCCTGCTCGTCCTGGCCATGCTGGTCTCGCTAATGGTGGAGCGCTCGCGCTTCGGCATGTCGCTGCTCGCCATCAAGCAGAACGAGATCGCGGCCGAGGTTGCAGGGATCGACAGCTTCCGCTGGAAGCTCAAGGCCATTGCCCTCTCCGGCGCGCTGGCCGGGGCAGCGGGGGGCTTCTATGCCGTCGTGCTGCTGGTGGTTACCCCATTTACCGTCTTCGGCCTCGCGACCTCTGCCCAGGCGCTCATCGTCACCATGTTCGGCGGAGTGGGAACCCTGTGGGGCCCGGTTGTGGGCGCGGCGATTCTCGTCCCCGTCTCCGAAATTCTCCATGCCGAGCTAGGTGGCATGCTGCCTGGAATTCAGGGCGTGGTGTTCGGCATCGCCATCATCCTGGTCATGCTTAAAATGCCTCAAGGCATCGTCTGGGGGCTCAGGGACCGGCTGTTTGCCCGCCGCGAGCGGCCGGCCCGTTCGAGAGAGAGAGTGGATCGGAGCGTCGAGCGGCTAGCGACGCCATTTCAACTGCCTGCCCATGCCGCTGTGATGCTCGAGGCCGAGGGCATCTCCCGCAGCTTCGGCGGCGTACGGGCGCTGACCGATGTGAGCTTCCGGGTTCGCACTCAGGAAATCCTCGGCATCATCGGTCCCAACGGAGCCGGAAAGACCACGCTGTTCAATATCCTCAACGGTCTCGTCGCTCCCGGCAGCGGCGCCGTGCGGCTGAGAGGGCGCGACATATCCGGCCTGAAGCCCAGCCGCATATGTGCCCGTGGCGTTGGACGAACTTTCCAGGTCGCACGGGTATTCGCCCGCATGTCGCTTCTGGAGAACGTCGTGGTGGGTGCCTTCGTAGACACCGCGAGCGACGCGGACGCCGCCGAACGCGCCCGCGAGGCGCTGGGGCGTGTCGGCCTTGCTGACCTTGCTGAGGCCCCCGCCGAAGCCCTCACGAACCACGAGCTGCGCCTCCTAGAGGTCGCCCGTGCCCTTGCCTCCCGCCCTACGCTGCTGCTGATGGATGAGCCATTCGCCGGTCTCGATGCCGGCGAGATTCGCGCTTTCATTGGCCTGATCCGCGGCTTGCGGGACGATGGTATGACCATCGTCATCATCGAGCATACTATGCACGCGATGGTGAAGCTGGTGGACCGCTTCGTTGTCCTCGACCGCGGCAGCGTGATCGCCGATGGCGCGCCACAGGACGTGGTGCGCGACCGCACCGTAATCTCTGCCTATCTCGGCGACAAATGGGTGGCCGATGCTGTCGCTTGA
- a CDS encoding ABC transporter ATP-binding protein, with protein sequence MLSLEHVTVRYGGRIALAEVNVFVGEGELVTIIGPNGAGKTTLMKAISGVVPLASGRIRLAGDDLAPVPAARRPHLGIAHVPEYRQVFANLSVIENLELGAMPLIDHARRAENIEHALALFPVLRERAHQLAGTLSGGQQQMVAIARGLVSSPRLLLLDEPSMGLAPSVVDMIFERIAHIHRETGITVVLVEQRAVEALELCGRAYVLSTGRVVAQGSGRDLMRNEEVNRAYLGA encoded by the coding sequence ATGCTGTCGCTTGAACATGTCACGGTACGCTATGGCGGACGTATCGCCCTCGCCGAGGTCAACGTCTTCGTGGGCGAAGGCGAGTTGGTCACGATCATCGGCCCCAACGGCGCCGGCAAGACCACGCTGATGAAGGCAATTTCAGGTGTGGTGCCACTCGCATCCGGCCGCATCCGGCTGGCAGGCGACGACCTAGCCCCCGTTCCCGCAGCCCGCCGGCCGCACCTCGGCATCGCGCACGTTCCCGAATATCGGCAGGTCTTCGCCAATCTATCCGTGATCGAGAATCTGGAGCTTGGTGCCATGCCGCTGATCGACCACGCGCGCCGCGCCGAGAACATCGAACACGCCCTGGCTCTTTTTCCCGTTCTCAGGGAGCGGGCCCATCAACTCGCTGGCACTCTGTCCGGCGGGCAGCAGCAGATGGTCGCCATCGCCCGCGGGCTGGTGTCGTCGCCGCGCCTGTTGCTGCTGGATGAGCCATCCATGGGCCTCGCGCCGAGCGTGGTGGACATGATCTTCGAACGCATCGCCCACATCCATCGCGAGACCGGCATCACCGTGGTGCTGGTGGAGCAGCGGGCCGTGGAAGCGCTGGAACTGTGCGGCCGCGCCTATGTGCTCTCCACCGGCCGCGTAGTGGCACAGGGCTCGGGGCGCGACCTGATGCGGAACGAAGAGGTCAACCGGGCCTATCTCGGGGCGTGA
- a CDS encoding ABC transporter substrate-binding protein, which produces MKIALIAPVSGPMARQGDLMRKGAELAIEDINAAGGIKALGGAKLLLMVEDAGDKVETAKNAAQRLVANRAGVVAGTGAWSSSLTLAVTEVTERAELPWLTLSYADQITSRGFKYVVQTVPVASQLALSSMPTVLDMAQAASGKRPTKVAIISDSTAASQAFVTPLRDGGFQKLGVTVVSDDVFTPPLTDATAMIQKLRATRPDFLLFYSTSFPDAKLVLNKMNEFGLGKGKLPAVTVGVQLASPEILKAVGPELLEGLVVVAPNWPSKAQEAALPGLTRRSGEPWLGQDTISTYGDVWLIKDALERAGSTDGAKLMAALRATNRSDGPADYYLGDRLAFDHNGRRVGGAVGLVQWQAGLPYLIWPKEDAVRTPLWPKS; this is translated from the coding sequence GTGAAAATCGCTCTCATTGCCCCGGTCTCCGGACCGATGGCCCGGCAGGGCGACCTCATGCGCAAGGGCGCAGAGCTGGCCATCGAGGACATCAACGCCGCGGGCGGCATCAAGGCGCTTGGCGGTGCCAAGCTGTTGCTCATGGTCGAGGATGCCGGCGACAAGGTGGAGACCGCCAAGAACGCAGCCCAGCGCCTTGTCGCGAACCGCGCCGGCGTGGTGGCCGGCACTGGCGCCTGGAGTTCTTCGCTCACCCTCGCCGTGACCGAGGTCACGGAGCGGGCGGAACTGCCGTGGCTCACCCTCTCCTATGCCGACCAGATCACCAGCCGCGGCTTCAAATATGTCGTCCAGACTGTACCGGTGGCGAGCCAGCTCGCGCTCAGTTCCATGCCCACCGTGCTCGACATGGCGCAAGCCGCCTCCGGCAAGCGCCCCACCAAGGTGGCCATCATCTCCGACAGCACGGCGGCCTCGCAGGCGTTCGTGACGCCGCTACGCGACGGCGGCTTCCAGAAGCTCGGCGTCACCGTCGTTTCCGATGACGTGTTCACGCCGCCGCTGACCGACGCCACCGCTATGATCCAGAAGCTCAGGGCCACCAGACCGGACTTCCTCCTGTTCTATTCCACCAGCTTTCCCGACGCGAAGCTGGTGCTCAACAAGATGAACGAGTTCGGTTTGGGCAAGGGCAAGCTGCCGGCAGTCACCGTGGGGGTGCAGCTCGCCAGCCCAGAGATCCTGAAGGCAGTGGGTCCCGAGTTGCTGGAAGGGCTCGTGGTGGTGGCGCCGAACTGGCCATCCAAGGCGCAGGAGGCCGCGCTGCCGGGCCTCACCCGTCGCAGCGGTGAGCCGTGGCTGGGGCAGGACACGATCAGCACCTATGGCGACGTATGGCTCATCAAGGATGCGCTGGAACGGGCCGGGTCCACTGACGGCGCCAAGCTGATGGCGGCGCTGCGCGCGACCAACCGCAGCGACGGACCGGCCGATTACTATCTCGGGGATCGCCTCGCCTTCGACCACAATGGCCGCCGGGTGGGAGGCGCCGTCGGCCTCGTCCAATGGCAGGCGGGCCTGCCCTACCTGATCTGGCCCAAAGAGGACGCCGTACGCACACCGCTTTGGCCGAAATCGTGA
- a CDS encoding sulfite exporter TauE/SafE family protein, with the protein MPDPHILTMVLVLSAVVAVAAVLRGFTGFGFGLFAMPFASFFMDPASAVPVMLLLQLASGAVTLRSDLAAVDRSSSAAISAAGLPFVAVGAVLLHLAPQNVVRLVVGIVTIGAALALAFAPPVRTPRPSLVLTLAAGASSGFLQGLVAMGGPPLTAFYLRGWFAPATARASMTLVFSLFCAAPLLFGALTGQVAGRAFALALALLPALVIGTLIGGMVFKRRPNGHRGVALIALVLVGAMAAIRATLLLICHW; encoded by the coding sequence ATGCCCGATCCCCATATTCTCACGATGGTGCTCGTCCTGTCAGCGGTGGTGGCCGTCGCAGCCGTGCTGCGCGGCTTTACCGGGTTCGGCTTCGGCCTGTTCGCCATGCCTTTCGCCTCGTTCTTTATGGATCCGGCGAGTGCAGTGCCGGTCATGCTCCTGCTCCAGCTCGCCTCCGGAGCTGTAACGCTGCGCAGCGATCTTGCGGCGGTGGACCGGAGCAGCAGCGCGGCGATCTCCGCGGCCGGCCTGCCCTTCGTCGCGGTCGGGGCAGTGCTGCTCCATCTCGCGCCACAGAATGTGGTGCGGCTGGTGGTGGGCATCGTGACCATCGGCGCAGCGCTGGCTCTGGCCTTTGCGCCGCCGGTGCGCACGCCGCGACCGAGCCTTGTGCTTACGCTTGCGGCGGGAGCATCGTCCGGATTCCTGCAGGGACTCGTCGCCATGGGCGGGCCGCCGCTCACAGCTTTCTATCTGAGAGGATGGTTTGCTCCAGCGACCGCCCGCGCATCGATGACGCTGGTATTTTCGCTGTTCTGCGCCGCGCCCCTGCTGTTCGGCGCCCTGACCGGGCAAGTGGCAGGTCGCGCCTTTGCCCTCGCGCTGGCCTTGCTCCCGGCGTTGGTGATAGGCACCCTCATCGGAGGCATGGTTTTCAAGCGGCGTCCCAACGGGCACCGGGGCGTAGCGCTGATCGCTCTTGTTCTGGTCGGAGCGATGGCAGCCATTCGCGCCACGCTTCTCCTGATCTGCCACTGGTGA